ATGTATTGGCTTTGGTAAATTTGGCTATTATTCAGAGTAGGTTAGGAGATTATGAAACGGCTAATACTAATTTTGAAGAGTTCTTAAAAATAGAGGATCTTTCTCAGCGGGAAAAAGATGTTGCTATTCTTGGTATTGGTAAAAATCTAACAAGACAAAAAAAATTCTCAGAAGCTACGCCATATTACCTAAAAGCCATTGCGCTAGATTCTTTGAAAGGCGCAAAGAAATATGCTCAGTATTATTCAGACCTTATAGATAATTATGTACAGCTCAAGAATGCGGAAGCTATAAAAATATATCTTCCTATTTTATCTAAGAGTTATGATAGTGTGCGGGCTATGCGGGAAAAACAGGCCTATTATACCAGTGCGTCTAGGGCATATAGGTTACTTGGGAATACATCGGCAGCGTTGCAATTTCAAGATAGTTTATTGATAGCGAAAGATTCATTAGCTGAAAAGCGTTACAGTGAGCAAGTAACTGAATTAGAAACAAAGTATCAAACCCAACAGAAGGAACTACAAATAGAAGAAGCAAAAGAACGACAGCAACTGTGGTACTATATTGCGGCCAGTATTGGATTAGGATTACTTTTAGTTATTGGACTTTTGTATAACAACATAAAAAAACGAAAGGAACTTTCAGAAAACAAACAAAAATTAGAACATACACTCAAGCAACGCAATATGTTGCTACGCGAAACACACCACCGTGTAAAAAATAGCTTTCAGATGGTAAGTAGTTTGTTGCAATTACAAGCTACAGAAACTAAAACAACAGACGCTGTATTAGCATTAGATGCAGCCACACAACGCGTAAATTCTATGATTTTATTGCATCAACAACTATATGCAAAAGATAACCTTTTAGGGGTTAATCTGAAGAAATATATTGATGACTTGACGACTGAAATTTTACAAACCACCAATGATGACATTACAATTGTAAAGAATGTTGCTTCCATTATTCTTGATATAGAAACTGCAACCTCGATTGGTTTATTAGTGAATGAATTGGCATTAAATTCTTCTAAATATGCTTGGCCTAGCGAATGGAAAGTGAAGAAAATATTTATTGAAATTGAAGAAATTAATGGTGTTTTAAAGTTTCAAATGAAAGATAATGGCGAACAAATTAAATCTGAAAAGACTAGTAAAGGATATGGTTCAGAATTAATTGAAGTACTTATAGAGCGCCTTGATGCAAAGAAAATAGTTGAAGAGAATAGCTTTGCACTTGTGTTAGAAATTCCAATTCCTAAGAGCGATGTCAATGTATAAACTGTTAGTGGTAGAAGACGACCCGTTTATTTCAAGAAGCATTGCTGCAACGTTTCGAGAAAAGGATTTTAGCATACTTGGCGTTGCAAAATCTGTGGTTGAAGCCACTGCGCTAATTGAAAAACAAAAGCCTGATATCTGTTTATTAGACATTCAACTAAAAGGAGACGAAGATGGTACTGCGTTAGGAAAACGATTAGACGTGTTGCAGATACCGTATCTATACCTTACGGCCCAGACAGATCCTACTACCTTAGCGGCTGTGTCTGAAACGCATCCCTTAGGGTATATTGTAAAACCATTCACCAAGGCAAGTTTGTGGAGTAGTTTTAGTGTTGTTTGGAACCTGTATCTGGCAAAAAAATCTGAAGTATTTACGGTTCGTGTAGATGGATATTTACACAAAATACCTGAAGCAGATATTTTATATTTGGAAGCATACGATAATTATTGCTACCTAATTACTTCAGAAAAAAAGTTGTTGCTACCTAAAACCTTAAAGGCGGTACGTGAGACATTACGGGCTCCTTTTTTTTACAGTCCGCATCGCTCGTATTACATTAACGTAAACTGTATAACCAACCTGGGAACACGCACTGTTGAAGTAGCAGGTGTTTCATTACCCTTAAGCGAGGCTCGAAGACCAGATTTACTGCGTATCGTGCGATAAGTTGGTTGTGTAATCTTACTTTACTCAATATTTACCCCCATTTCACTAAAGAGTTATTTGATTGATACAATTGACTTGTATTTTCGAGCTATAATTATTATAACCTCCAAGAAATGAAATTATTACAATTCGGCCTTGTGCCACAGAAGTCCCAATTTCTGTTTTTTCTTAGCCTACTCTTTAGCACACCTTTTTTTGCCCAAGTTGGGATTGGTACCACCAACCCAGACCCATCTTCTATATTAACCATTGAATCTACAGAAAGCGGCTTGCTTATTCCTAGGATGACAGCTTCAGACCGAGTTGGTATTACAAATCCTGCCACTGGTTTAATGGTATATCAAACCGATGCTCCCGACGGATTTTATTATTACGACGGAACGACATGGCAGGAAATTTCAGCAGGAAATACGGGATGGAAAACTTCTGGTAATGCAGGAACCGATGCGACAACAGATTTTATAGGTACTACAGATGATGAAGATGTAGTTTTTAAACGAAATAATATATTGTATGGTACTTTTTTCGATCAATCTTTAGCGCTGGGTAGAGAAACATTATTTAATAATACGACAGGCTCAAACTTAGTTGCTATTGGTAGTCGAGCCCTGTTTTTAAACACTGTTGGAGATAATAATACAGCAGTTGGAGTTTCTGCATTGCGTTCTAATTCAACAGGGTCTGGAAATACTGCGCTTGGGTTAGAAAGTCTATATAGCAACTCAGGAGGTCATGGCAATAGCGCTGTTGGTTTTGCGTCTCTGTCTTATAGTAGTTCTGGCGATAACAACACTGGCATGGGTAATTATTCACTTCATAATAATTTTAGTGGGTCTAATAATTCTGGTTTTGGATCGTATAGTTTGTCCAATACTTCTAGCGGAAGTTTTAATACAGCTTTAGGTACTAGTGCTTTAACAGCAAATACTACAGGTAATTATAATACAGCGATTGGATATGATGCGGAAGTAAGCGGTAATAATAGAGAAAATGCCACTGCAATTGGTGCTAGAGCACTAGTAGCACAAGATAATAGTGTGGTCATTGGCTCTATTATTGGAGTTAATGGGGCTTCTGCATCTACCAATGTTGGTATTGGTACTAGTAGTCCAAATTCATCTTCAGTTTTAGATTTAACAGCAACAGATCGAGGCTTTTTAGTTCCTAGAATGTCATCTGCACAAAGAATAGGTATTACAACACCAGTTAGGGGTTTATTGGTATATCAATTAAATGCTCCAGCGGGGTTTTATTATTATAACGGTTCCAATTGGAATCGCATTACAACAGGTGCAGATGTAGATCATGATTTTTATGAGGCAGGGTCGACCACGGCGCCAGACGACATTAATGATGACATCTATACAATGGGGAATGTAGCCATTGGCAAAAATACCGCTGATACACCGTTAGAAGTAGAGAGAAATTTTGAAAACACATTGGTAGAATTTAATAATCTAACCCTACAGAATGGTGATGGCTCATTCGTAAATCGTGCCCATGTAGCGAATACTTCGATAAACGCAGTAGCTTTTTCAAATATATTAACCTCAACTACTGCTGGATCTAGAACAGGTATTGAAAATAGTATTTCAGGTTTTAGTGTAAGTGGCGAGAAGATAGGAATCTTTAACGACATTCAAAGCGACAATGGTATTACTTATGGTATGTCAACAACAATTAATGATACTGGTGACGATGCGCAGCGAGGCTTAAGAAACTACTTAATCGGTGAAGGTACAGGTGATCGTACTGGGACAGAAAATATAATTTTTAATAGCCAAGATGCAAATCACATCGGAATTTTTAATCAAGTCGATAGTGACTCAGATAGTGGTAGTAAAATAGGAGTTTCTAATGACATTCGAGGTAATTCAACGGCACCAAAATATGGTACTCTAAATTTAATCGGTGGTGGTTCAGGAAACACACTATTTTATGGTACATATAACGTATTCAGCGGAAGTATGTCCAAAACGGGTACTACCTATGCTAGTTATAATGTTTTTCAAGGTGCAGGCGCAGAGAATCGTTACGGTGGTTATTATATTTTTAATAATAACGGTGAAGGAGATCATTACGGAGCCTATCATGATTTTAGTACGACAGATACAGGAGACCGTTACGGCACCTATAATTTGATGAGTAATACAAGTGGCAACCAATATGGAACGTACAATGCCTATACACGGTCGGGAGGTACGGGTAATAAATATGGTACCTATACAACAATACGAAGCACATCGTCTGGCATGCACTATGGGCTATATATGGATGTCTTAAAACCTGGCAGTTTTGCAGGGTATTTTTTGGGTGACGTTTCTATTGGCACTACAACTAATAACAACTATATTTTACCTGCATCTAGAGGTACTAACGGACAAATAATGACAACAGATGCCTCTGGAAATGTAGATTGGGTAGATTTGGTTACTGTAAATGGCATCAATGGATTAGCAAGAATTGGTGATGATATAAAATTGGGGGGTAATTTAATTGAAAACACCAGAATTAGACATTTTGATAATAACTTAACGTACACACTTAATGGCTTGGGTGAATTTATTGTAGAGGAAGGAACGAGAGATGCATTTAAAATAAATAATGTGGGCGCAACAATACTGGGTGACAATACGTATTGGCGAGACGGAGACTCTTCGGGAACAACCCTTGCAAGCATAGAAGATTCTGCAGATGATGGTAGATTTAGAGTCTATGAAAACGGGCTAACTTCTGTAGATCTAAATGCTAACACAGAATTTGTTTTCAACGAACAAGGGCTTGATAGAGATTTTAGAGTTGAAGGAAATGGACATACAAATTTGCTGAAAGTAGATGCGAGTACAGATAATATTGGGATTAGACAATTTGCGCCAATATTCGATTTGCATCTTAAACAATCTATAAACCTTACCACAGGTAATGGCGGAATGGCTTTTGAAAGTTCAACAAATACAAATCATTGGAGAATTTATCACAGTGGTGCTCATTTTTCTTTTAATGAAAATGGAACACGTCGTGCCTATATAGAAACCGCAAGCGGAAATTACATTCAACCCAGCGACGCGCGTTTAAAACAAGATTTTGAATTGCAGTCCGGCTATCTTACTAAGCTGAAACAAGTACCCATTTATACATACCGCTATAAAAATCAACAAGGTGAAAAGCGCTCATTAGGGGTAAAAGCACAAGAAATTCAGCCACTTTTTCCGGAACTTATTTCTGAAGGTGAAGATGGTTATTTGGGAATGAATTATGCTGGTTTAAGTGTAGTTGCTATACAGGCTATAAAAGAACAACAAGTGCTTATAGATAATCTTGCTGCCGAAAATGAAAATTTAAAGGAAAAGACCAAAACACTAGAAAAACGTCTAGATCAATTACTTTCTCGCTTGGAGGTTGTGGAAGCAAGGCTAGACTAATAGATGCGTTGCATCATTTTAATAGAACCTCTGTTGTAGAGGCGGAGGTTCTTTATTTAAAAATTCAATTTTTTCTTACGTAACTCAAAGTTTTGTCCTAAATATACCTTACGCACCATCTCATCGCTAGCCAATTCTTCTGGCTCACCATGTTTTAAAATACTACCTTC
This Rasiella rasia DNA region includes the following protein-coding sequences:
- a CDS encoding tail fiber domain-containing protein — its product is MKLLQFGLVPQKSQFLFFLSLLFSTPFFAQVGIGTTNPDPSSILTIESTESGLLIPRMTASDRVGITNPATGLMVYQTDAPDGFYYYDGTTWQEISAGNTGWKTSGNAGTDATTDFIGTTDDEDVVFKRNNILYGTFFDQSLALGRETLFNNTTGSNLVAIGSRALFLNTVGDNNTAVGVSALRSNSTGSGNTALGLESLYSNSGGHGNSAVGFASLSYSSSGDNNTGMGNYSLHNNFSGSNNSGFGSYSLSNTSSGSFNTALGTSALTANTTGNYNTAIGYDAEVSGNNRENATAIGARALVAQDNSVVIGSIIGVNGASASTNVGIGTSSPNSSSVLDLTATDRGFLVPRMSSAQRIGITTPVRGLLVYQLNAPAGFYYYNGSNWNRITTGADVDHDFYEAGSTTAPDDINDDIYTMGNVAIGKNTADTPLEVERNFENTLVEFNNLTLQNGDGSFVNRAHVANTSINAVAFSNILTSTTAGSRTGIENSISGFSVSGEKIGIFNDIQSDNGITYGMSTTINDTGDDAQRGLRNYLIGEGTGDRTGTENIIFNSQDANHIGIFNQVDSDSDSGSKIGVSNDIRGNSTAPKYGTLNLIGGGSGNTLFYGTYNVFSGSMSKTGTTYASYNVFQGAGAENRYGGYYIFNNNGEGDHYGAYHDFSTTDTGDRYGTYNLMSNTSGNQYGTYNAYTRSGGTGNKYGTYTTIRSTSSGMHYGLYMDVLKPGSFAGYFLGDVSIGTTTNNNYILPASRGTNGQIMTTDASGNVDWVDLVTVNGINGLARIGDDIKLGGNLIENTRIRHFDNNLTYTLNGLGEFIVEEGTRDAFKINNVGATILGDNTYWRDGDSSGTTLASIEDSADDGRFRVYENGLTSVDLNANTEFVFNEQGLDRDFRVEGNGHTNLLKVDASTDNIGIRQFAPIFDLHLKQSINLTTGNGGMAFESSTNTNHWRIYHSGAHFSFNENGTRRAYIETASGNYIQPSDARLKQDFELQSGYLTKLKQVPIYTYRYKNQQGEKRSLGVKAQEIQPLFPELISEGEDGYLGMNYAGLSVVAIQAIKEQQVLIDNLAAENENLKEKTKTLEKRLDQLLSRLEVVEARLD
- a CDS encoding tetratricopeptide repeat-containing sensor histidine kinase, giving the protein MNLKKNLFLAVLLACTIQLYLQASSLNVLPNISIALQEQSVDSLAKFYNDKTWEYITKENDSALYFANKGIAVSREAAYAYGEIINLEYRGIFYEAVQNDYEAATKDYLLAIAIAEKEYPAYLPDLYISMGILFAKTGDDDKAISYLQQSVNNSNKESRTYVLALVNLAIIQSRLGDYETANTNFEEFLKIEDLSQREKDVAILGIGKNLTRQKKFSEATPYYLKAIALDSLKGAKKYAQYYSDLIDNYVQLKNAEAIKIYLPILSKSYDSVRAMREKQAYYTSASRAYRLLGNTSAALQFQDSLLIAKDSLAEKRYSEQVTELETKYQTQQKELQIEEAKERQQLWYYIAASIGLGLLLVIGLLYNNIKKRKELSENKQKLEHTLKQRNMLLRETHHRVKNSFQMVSSLLQLQATETKTTDAVLALDAATQRVNSMILLHQQLYAKDNLLGVNLKKYIDDLTTEILQTTNDDITIVKNVASIILDIETATSIGLLVNELALNSSKYAWPSEWKVKKIFIEIEEINGVLKFQMKDNGEQIKSEKTSKGYGSELIEVLIERLDAKKIVEENSFALVLEIPIPKSDVNV
- a CDS encoding LytR/AlgR family response regulator transcription factor, with the translated sequence MYKLLVVEDDPFISRSIAATFREKDFSILGVAKSVVEATALIEKQKPDICLLDIQLKGDEDGTALGKRLDVLQIPYLYLTAQTDPTTLAAVSETHPLGYIVKPFTKASLWSSFSVVWNLYLAKKSEVFTVRVDGYLHKIPEADILYLEAYDNYCYLITSEKKLLLPKTLKAVRETLRAPFFYSPHRSYYINVNCITNLGTRTVEVAGVSLPLSEARRPDLLRIVR